Proteins encoded by one window of Geobacter sp. DSM 9736:
- a CDS encoding nitric-oxide reductase large subunit, which produces MIMPEKKMMLSPVWLLVAVITFIAGFTILGYLAMRINREHPPIPSQVVSADGRVLFGSSEIMAGQHLFQKYGLMQYGTLFGHGAYLGPDFTAQYLHLAGEEMQAYYRGEGVSAAEAAERVRRELKNNTYDAATGTLTFSSGQARAFESMVDYYGKWFGPPQTQQGLRRPHLRDQEEIRALTSYFSWAAWTSAAVRPGTSYSYTNNWPPDPLAANVPTADALIWSVLSLVALLGGVGVILFAFGRYHWLGWHRDEPGVRASASFRPVDKVNLTPSQRATAWYFLVVAGLFLCQGLLGGVNAHYHVEPEGFYGLPIGEILAYNLSRMWHLQLALFFVASSFLAMGIFITPIIAGKEPPHQDKLALLLFGALVVVVVGSLAGEAASLMGKMPGDLAWFWVGAQGWEFLDLGRLWQMLLTVGMILWLVILVRGLKERLPEEHPGNMPWLFLYSALSIPLFYAAGMVFGRNVNFAVMDFWRFWVVHLWVEDFLELFTTIMVAYIFVLLGVVRPRVAATIVYLDIILYSVGGVIGTMHHLYFSGAPAAHMAFGAFFSAMEVIPLVLLTYEAWRFMQLGAPAARDISIFSVSTADFPHKWAAMFLVAVGFWNFLGAGVFGFLINLPIVSYYEIGTQWTANHGHGALMGVYGMLAMGFFMFVARYFIPRDRKSDLAMGCAFWSMNIGLAWMLFINLFPVGLLQLNDALSRSYWHAREPDFFKQPLVRFFEWLRFPGDMLFIVGGIFPVVYLAVRMFLNRNRPGISGSAGNEFTTS; this is translated from the coding sequence ATGATCATGCCGGAAAAGAAGATGATGCTCTCCCCGGTGTGGCTCCTGGTTGCAGTGATTACATTTATAGCCGGTTTTACCATCCTCGGCTATCTGGCTATGCGCATCAACCGGGAACACCCTCCCATTCCCAGCCAGGTGGTAAGCGCGGACGGGAGAGTGCTTTTCGGCAGCTCCGAAATAATGGCGGGGCAACACCTTTTCCAGAAGTACGGACTCATGCAGTACGGCACCCTGTTCGGCCACGGTGCCTATCTCGGCCCAGATTTTACCGCCCAATACCTGCACCTGGCCGGTGAAGAGATGCAGGCATACTACAGGGGCGAAGGAGTTTCCGCGGCTGAGGCGGCAGAACGGGTCAGGAGGGAATTGAAGAACAATACGTACGACGCGGCAACCGGCACCCTGACATTCAGCAGCGGCCAGGCCCGCGCCTTCGAGTCCATGGTCGATTACTACGGTAAGTGGTTCGGCCCTCCACAGACGCAGCAGGGGTTGCGGCGCCCCCACCTGCGCGATCAGGAAGAGATCAGGGCGCTCACCTCCTACTTTTCATGGGCGGCCTGGACGAGTGCGGCGGTCCGACCAGGCACTTCCTATTCCTATACCAACAACTGGCCCCCCGATCCGCTCGCTGCCAACGTTCCCACTGCTGATGCTCTCATATGGAGCGTGCTGAGTCTCGTGGCGCTTCTGGGTGGTGTCGGGGTAATTCTATTCGCGTTCGGTCGGTATCATTGGCTCGGGTGGCATCGTGATGAGCCGGGGGTGCGCGCATCTGCGTCTTTCAGGCCTGTAGACAAGGTCAACCTCACACCTTCACAGCGGGCAACTGCCTGGTACTTCCTGGTAGTCGCCGGGCTCTTTCTCTGCCAGGGGCTGCTCGGAGGAGTGAATGCCCATTATCACGTGGAGCCGGAGGGTTTCTATGGCTTACCCATCGGGGAGATCCTCGCCTACAACCTTTCCAGAATGTGGCACCTGCAACTGGCCCTTTTCTTTGTGGCATCCAGTTTCCTCGCAATGGGGATATTCATCACCCCGATTATCGCAGGGAAGGAGCCGCCTCACCAGGACAAGCTTGCCCTGCTTCTCTTCGGCGCGTTGGTCGTGGTCGTCGTGGGAAGCCTTGCCGGTGAAGCTGCAAGCCTGATGGGGAAGATGCCGGGGGATCTGGCCTGGTTCTGGGTGGGGGCGCAAGGATGGGAATTCCTCGATCTGGGGCGGCTCTGGCAGATGCTTCTCACAGTGGGGATGATCCTGTGGCTCGTGATCCTCGTGCGGGGCCTCAAAGAACGGCTTCCGGAGGAGCATCCCGGTAACATGCCATGGCTCTTTCTCTACAGTGCGCTTTCTATTCCCCTCTTCTATGCGGCGGGCATGGTGTTCGGACGGAACGTGAACTTCGCCGTCATGGATTTCTGGCGGTTCTGGGTGGTTCATCTCTGGGTGGAAGACTTTCTCGAACTGTTTACCACGATCATGGTTGCCTACATCTTCGTCCTGCTCGGCGTGGTACGTCCACGGGTAGCTGCCACCATCGTCTATCTGGATATCATTCTCTATTCGGTGGGCGGCGTCATCGGCACCATGCACCACCTCTACTTCAGCGGCGCCCCGGCTGCACACATGGCTTTCGGGGCATTTTTCTCGGCAATGGAGGTCATTCCCCTCGTCCTGCTGACCTACGAGGCCTGGCGGTTCATGCAGTTGGGTGCCCCGGCCGCGCGGGATATATCCATTTTTAGTGTCAGCACCGCCGACTTCCCCCACAAGTGGGCGGCTATGTTTCTCGTGGCGGTCGGCTTCTGGAACTTCCTCGGCGCAGGGGTCTTCGGCTTTCTGATCAATCTTCCAATCGTGAGTTACTACGAGATCGGAACGCAGTGGACCGCGAATCACGGCCACGGCGCGCTGATGGGGGTTTACGGGATGCTTGCCATGGGGTTCTTCATGTTCGTCGCCCGCTACTTCATTCCCCGTGACCGGAAGAGCGACCTTGCCATGGGGTGCGCTTTCTGGAGCATGAATATCGGGCTCGCATGGATGCTTTTCATAAACCTTTTCCCGGTGGGGCTGCTCCAGCTTAATGATGCCCTCTCCCGCTCCTACTGGCATGCGCGGGAGCCGGACTTCTTCAAGCAGCCGCTCGTAAGGTTCTTTGAGTGGCTGCGATTCCCTGGTGACATGCTGTTTATTGTCGGAGGAATCTTTCCTGTGGTGTATCTTGCGGTACGGATGTTCCTGAACCGGAACCGTCCAGGTATTTCGGGCAGCGCCGGGAATGAATTCACCACAAGTTAA
- a CDS encoding intradiol ring-cleavage dioxygenase: MKICNQIISVRVLLVGILLAGSAAAGPCPPTEPDEVGPFYKPNAPLRSKIGTGYVLSGVVRSSVDCRPLPNARIEFWQVGPQGEYDDAHRATIISDSRGRYQLVTHFPPPYMTRPSHIHILVQAPGYQRLITQHYPRKSARSGRFDLVLIPD; encoded by the coding sequence ATGAAAATTTGCAACCAGATCATATCTGTTCGTGTGCTGCTCGTAGGGATTCTCCTGGCGGGGTCCGCTGCTGCGGGCCCTTGCCCTCCCACCGAGCCGGACGAAGTCGGACCGTTCTATAAGCCGAACGCGCCTCTGAGGTCGAAGATCGGCACAGGGTATGTCCTCTCCGGCGTTGTCCGCTCCTCTGTCGATTGCCGTCCTCTTCCCAATGCCCGGATCGAATTCTGGCAGGTGGGGCCCCAGGGGGAATACGATGATGCGCATAGGGCCACCATCATCTCGGACTCCAGGGGGAGGTACCAGCTCGTCACCCACTTCCCCCCACCCTACATGACCCGCCCGTCCCACATCCATATACTTGTCCAGGCTCCCGGCTATCAGCGACTCATCACGCAGCACTATCCGCGGAAGAGTGCGCGGAGCGGGCGGTTCGATCTGGTGCTGATTCCGGATTGA
- a CDS encoding SRPBCC family protein, with protein MMKVYRLERVQLLRTTVEEAWRFFSDPANLPLITPPSLGFRVTSPLPGRMYPGMLVTYTVTPFPPLRVVWVTEITHVSEPHYFVDEQRFGPYRLWHHEHHFRQAESGVEMADTVTYALGFGLAGRMAAPFVAARLRQIFDFRHGVLSQMW; from the coding sequence ATGATGAAGGTGTATCGCCTGGAGCGGGTGCAGCTTCTTCGGACGACGGTGGAAGAGGCATGGCGCTTTTTTTCCGACCCGGCCAACCTGCCTCTCATAACACCGCCTTCTCTCGGCTTCCGCGTGACTTCTCCGCTTCCTGGGCGAATGTATCCCGGGATGCTGGTAACTTACACGGTGACTCCCTTCCCGCCGCTCCGCGTTGTATGGGTGACCGAGATCACTCATGTCAGCGAGCCCCACTACTTCGTGGACGAGCAGCGGTTCGGGCCGTACCGGCTCTGGCACCACGAGCACCACTTCCGACAGGCCGAGAGCGGAGTCGAAATGGCTGATACCGTCACCTACGCTCTCGGATTCGGGCTCGCAGGCCGTATGGCGGCTCCCTTCGTGGCGGCGCGGCTGCGGCAGATTTTCGACTTTCGCCATGGGGTTCTGTCTCAGATGTGGTAG
- the sfsA gene encoding DNA/RNA nuclease SfsA encodes MKFPPLLEGTLVKRYKRFLADVVLPSGETVTVHCPNSGSMLRCSSPGTTVYLSDSCSPTRKCRYTWELLQDGSTFVCVNTSRTNRVVAEALHEGAIPSLSGYQIIRPEYPYGESRLDFFLSGGKGDCLLEVKSVTLAEGCRATFPDAVTERGRRHLTELRRGVAEGKRGVILFVIQRTDCDSFSPADSIDPKYGAALREVVSAGVEALAFRTTITTEEIRLAEPVPVVL; translated from the coding sequence GTGAAGTTTCCTCCCCTTTTGGAAGGGACTCTGGTAAAGCGGTACAAGCGGTTTCTGGCGGACGTGGTTCTTCCTTCCGGCGAAACCGTCACCGTCCACTGCCCCAACTCGGGGAGCATGCTTCGCTGCTCTTCTCCCGGTACCACCGTCTATCTCTCCGACTCCTGCTCGCCCACACGGAAATGCCGCTACACCTGGGAGCTTCTTCAGGACGGCTCCACCTTCGTCTGCGTCAACACCTCTAGGACTAACCGCGTCGTCGCCGAGGCGCTCCACGAAGGTGCCATACCTTCCCTCTCCGGTTACCAGATCATCCGTCCAGAATACCCGTATGGCGAGAGCCGCCTCGATTTCTTCCTCTCCGGTGGAAAAGGGGACTGCCTCCTGGAGGTAAAGAGCGTGACGCTGGCGGAGGGTTGCCGGGCGACCTTCCCAGATGCGGTGACGGAACGGGGACGGCGGCACCTGACGGAGTTGCGTCGCGGGGTGGCGGAAGGGAAGAGAGGGGTTATACTGTTCGTCATTCAGAGGACGGATTGCGATTCGTTTTCCCCTGCCGATTCTATCGATCCGAAGTACGGCGCAGCGCTGCGTGAGGTTGTCTCAGCAGGTGTAGAGGCTCTTGCTTTCAGGACCACCATCACAACAGAGGAGATTCGACTGGCGGAGCCGGTCCCGGTGGTTCTTTAA
- the hemE gene encoding uroporphyrinogen decarboxylase: MNTRFLDACWGKPVDRTPVWLMRQAGRYLPDYMRVRSKCTFLELCKTPELAAEVTIQPVDILGVDAAILFSDILTPVEPMGLKLDFVPGPVFENPVRTMADVEKLRIPDPEADVPYVLEAIKILRRELATKVPLIGFGGAPFTLACYMVEGKGSKDWATIKKMMYSAPEVFHALMEKVTMMDMEYLNAQIKAGAQAIQVFDTWGGVLSPTDYEKYVLPYTTKLINGLNRQNTPVIHFVKGAGTMLDIVQKAGGDVMGLDWHINLGKARDILGPKMAVQGNLDPTVLYAPKEVIEAEVKRVLDENAGRPGHIFNLGHGILPTVPPENAIHMVECVHRLSQK, from the coding sequence ATGAACACTCGTTTTCTCGATGCCTGCTGGGGCAAACCCGTTGACAGGACGCCTGTGTGGCTGATGCGGCAGGCGGGGCGTTATCTCCCTGATTACATGAGGGTGCGTTCCAAGTGCACGTTCCTCGAACTGTGCAAGACGCCGGAGCTTGCCGCCGAAGTGACGATACAGCCTGTGGACATCCTGGGCGTCGACGCTGCTATTCTTTTCTCCGACATTCTCACGCCGGTGGAGCCGATGGGGCTCAAGCTAGACTTCGTCCCCGGACCCGTCTTCGAAAACCCGGTCCGCACCATGGCCGACGTGGAGAAGCTCCGCATACCCGATCCGGAAGCGGACGTACCCTACGTCCTCGAAGCCATCAAGATCCTTCGCCGTGAGCTCGCCACTAAGGTTCCCCTCATCGGCTTTGGCGGCGCGCCGTTCACCCTCGCCTGCTATATGGTCGAGGGGAAAGGCTCCAAAGACTGGGCCACCATCAAGAAGATGATGTATTCCGCTCCCGAGGTCTTCCACGCCCTCATGGAGAAGGTCACCATGATGGACATGGAGTACCTGAACGCCCAGATCAAGGCCGGCGCCCAGGCCATCCAGGTCTTCGACACCTGGGGCGGCGTCCTCTCCCCCACCGACTACGAAAAGTACGTCCTCCCCTACACCACAAAGCTCATCAACGGCCTGAACCGCCAGAACACCCCGGTGATCCACTTCGTCAAGGGTGCTGGCACAATGCTCGACATCGTCCAGAAGGCAGGCGGCGACGTCATGGGCCTTGACTGGCACATCAACCTCGGCAAGGCACGCGACATCCTTGGCCCGAAGATGGCGGTGCAGGGGAACCTCGATCCGACGGTTCTTTACGCGCCGAAGGAGGTCATCGAGGCGGAAGTGAAGCGGGTCCTCGACGAGAACGCAGGGCGCCCCGGGCACATCTTCAATCTCGGGCATGGAATACTCCCGACGGTCCCGCCGGAGAATGCGATCCACATGGTCGAATGCGTGCACAGGTTGTCGCAGAAATAA
- a CDS encoding radical SAM protein, which produces MAEEFIPKWVAWETTQKCNLKCVHCRCSSDMTSSEGDFTTEEGKKLLKEISDFSKPVVVLSGGEPLLRPDIFELAEYGTSLGLRMCMATNGALVNDEICEKMKKAEIKMVSLSLDGSCAEVHDDFRQCPGAFQGVVKAAEHFRRHGQKFLINSSFTKRNQHDIAATFKTAKSLGATAWYMFMIVPTGRGEEIMNELISKEDYEEILDWHYHQEKLEDDILMRPTCAPHYYRIVPQKAKAEGVKFERRSLTFSTGGGKGCIAAQTICLIDCFGNVKPCSYFHRTAGNVKNTPFREIWENSEIFKDLRNFKAYKGKCGECEYINVCGGCRARADAVYGDYMAEEPFCNYVPIRVRG; this is translated from the coding sequence ATGGCTGAAGAATTCATACCGAAATGGGTTGCCTGGGAAACCACCCAGAAATGCAACCTCAAATGCGTCCACTGCCGCTGCTCCTCAGATATGACCTCTTCCGAAGGGGACTTCACTACCGAAGAGGGGAAGAAGCTTCTCAAGGAGATATCCGACTTTTCGAAGCCGGTGGTTGTACTCTCCGGCGGTGAGCCGCTCCTGCGCCCCGACATATTCGAACTCGCAGAATACGGTACGTCGCTCGGCCTTCGCATGTGCATGGCCACCAATGGCGCCCTCGTCAACGACGAGATTTGCGAAAAGATGAAGAAGGCGGAGATCAAGATGGTCTCCCTTTCCCTCGACGGGTCCTGTGCAGAGGTTCACGATGATTTCCGCCAGTGCCCCGGGGCCTTCCAGGGGGTGGTGAAGGCGGCCGAGCACTTCCGCCGCCACGGCCAGAAGTTCCTCATCAACTCCTCCTTCACGAAGAGGAACCAGCACGATATCGCTGCCACTTTCAAGACGGCCAAGTCACTCGGCGCCACGGCGTGGTACATGTTCATGATCGTACCCACAGGTCGCGGGGAAGAGATCATGAATGAGCTCATCTCCAAGGAGGACTACGAGGAGATTCTGGACTGGCACTACCACCAGGAGAAGCTTGAGGACGACATCCTCATGCGCCCCACCTGCGCCCCCCATTATTACCGGATTGTCCCCCAGAAGGCGAAGGCCGAGGGGGTGAAGTTCGAGCGCCGCTCACTCACCTTTTCCACCGGCGGAGGGAAGGGTTGTATCGCTGCCCAGACCATTTGCCTCATCGACTGCTTCGGCAACGTCAAGCCCTGTTCCTACTTCCACCGCACCGCCGGCAACGTTAAGAACACCCCGTTCCGGGAGATATGGGAGAACTCGGAGATCTTCAAGGACCTGCGCAACTTCAAGGCGTACAAGGGTAAATGCGGGGAGTGCGAGTATATCAACGTCTGCGGAGGGTGCAGGGCTCGCGCTGACGCAGTGTACGGGGATTACATGGCAGAGGAACCGTTTTGCAACTATGTACCTATCCGCGTGCGCGGATAA
- a CDS encoding ABC transporter permease translates to MFSGAINIWRRDMLVLRRSILSEFVAVIAYPLTLYLAFGIGLKGYINEVDGIPYSLFIAPGLISMTAVNSAFNESAWSMWFHRRVQHTIEEYRVAPITVYDIVIGKIISGFTQGVIKGMAVGVVIFILTPFRFPPSNLFVYLLYIFLGSIIFSCVGTICGTTIDKPENIGRIEAVVIIPLVFMSGVFFPLSSYPPAVLPAITALPTTAIFDGARESLLYGTLSPGYMTLLAITAIAIFVIAVYTFNRKIEE, encoded by the coding sequence ATGTTCAGTGGAGCTATAAATATCTGGCGGCGTGACATGCTCGTGCTGCGCCGAAGCATCCTTTCGGAGTTCGTGGCGGTGATCGCCTATCCGCTCACGCTCTACCTTGCCTTCGGCATCGGCCTCAAGGGGTATATCAACGAAGTCGACGGCATCCCGTATTCCCTCTTCATCGCTCCAGGGCTGATTTCCATGACCGCCGTCAACTCTGCCTTCAACGAAAGCGCCTGGAGCATGTGGTTCCATCGCCGTGTGCAGCACACTATTGAAGAATACCGTGTAGCTCCAATCACCGTCTACGATATCGTCATCGGGAAGATCATTTCAGGTTTTACCCAGGGGGTCATCAAGGGGATGGCCGTAGGGGTCGTGATCTTCATCCTCACCCCATTCCGCTTCCCTCCGTCGAATCTCTTCGTCTACCTTCTCTACATCTTCCTCGGCTCCATCATTTTTTCCTGCGTAGGCACCATTTGCGGCACCACCATCGACAAGCCTGAAAACATCGGACGTATCGAGGCGGTGGTGATCATTCCCCTGGTATTCATGTCGGGAGTGTTCTTCCCGCTTTCTTCATACCCTCCTGCGGTGCTACCGGCAATAACCGCTCTTCCCACTACCGCCATTTTCGATGGCGCTCGTGAGTCACTGCTCTACGGTACCCTCTCGCCCGGATACATGACACTCTTAGCTATTACGGCCATAGCGATCTTCGTCATAGCAGTCTACACCTTCAATCGTAAGATCGAGGAGTGA
- a CDS encoding ATP-binding cassette domain-containing protein produces the protein MSPAISIAAVSKHYGPLVAVDRFSLEVETGTIFGLLGPNGAGKTTLIRILTTLIRPTSGDALIEGHSVLSAGKKVRGLIGVVPQENNLDRYLTARENLVLHARMHRMHPAEYNPHIDRLLDLIGLSGRQHDFPDTFSGGMQRRLVVARALVHHPRVLFLDEPTTGLDPQSRRAVWEYIESLKEKMTIFLTTHYMDEADALCDRIVIMDHGEALVDGTAAELKERMAHAHIYELEFVRDADRYEAMLKEMNFVRNVERSGNGFRLTLTDEESLKPLMDRIGSSDIRKICLREPSLEDVFIELTGRTVRE, from the coding sequence ATGAGTCCTGCCATTTCTATCGCAGCGGTCAGCAAGCATTATGGACCGCTTGTGGCCGTAGACCGGTTTTCCCTTGAAGTCGAAACGGGGACGATCTTCGGTCTCCTGGGGCCTAACGGGGCCGGGAAGACTACGCTCATCCGGATACTTACCACACTTATCCGCCCCACCAGCGGTGATGCCTTGATAGAGGGGCACAGCGTGTTGTCGGCAGGGAAGAAGGTTCGAGGTCTCATCGGCGTCGTGCCTCAGGAAAACAATCTCGACCGTTACCTGACGGCCCGGGAGAACCTGGTGCTCCACGCCAGGATGCACCGGATGCATCCAGCCGAGTACAACCCGCACATCGACCGGCTTCTCGATCTGATCGGACTTTCCGGGCGGCAGCACGATTTTCCCGATACCTTCTCCGGCGGAATGCAACGTCGGCTCGTCGTTGCCAGGGCCCTGGTGCACCATCCGCGGGTGCTCTTCCTCGATGAGCCGACTACCGGGCTGGACCCGCAGTCGCGGCGCGCGGTCTGGGAATACATCGAGTCCCTGAAGGAGAAGATGACGATCTTTCTCACCACCCATTACATGGACGAGGCGGATGCCCTTTGCGACCGGATCGTCATCATGGACCATGGCGAGGCCCTCGTAGATGGAACTGCCGCCGAGCTCAAGGAACGGATGGCCCATGCCCATATTTACGAGCTTGAGTTCGTCCGGGACGCCGACAGATACGAGGCCATGCTGAAAGAGATGAATTTCGTCCGGAACGTCGAGCGGAGCGGGAACGGTTTCCGACTTACCCTGACCGATGAGGAATCGCTGAAACCACTCATGGACCGGATCGGCAGTTCCGACATCCGTAAGATCTGCCTGCGGGAACCCTCTCTGGAGGATGTGTTTATCGAGCTCACCGGAAGGACGGTGAGGGAGTGA
- a CDS encoding ATP-binding protein, with product MSEDLKILLIEDSEDDARLLLREIERGGYRPVCRRVETAEEMQEALAGSAYDIVLSDYQMPQFSAPAALRILKESGLDIPFIIVSGKIGEELAAAAIKEGAHDYLMKEKLSRLIPSIERELREAHERRSRRNADNAIRAGKMEWEAVIDSVSDLIFLTSTDGTIIRCNRKSIEYFNTDYQELIGRNIGQVFYGSSAEQQNIFKVQPTAQETFEEITFPTLKGWFHVSICPMRSTTRELKGLVHVIKDITQSKKMEEEKQISDRELLTLHAVAFRLNSKIGANKIMNDLLLQLHTILQVDFASIHLLDDNFLRLKASFGLSRTFEAAIKRLPNYVPWLSQVLSGKPYKSKAADRELPANVLRTASDMGMQAWCVVPLKIGQEVMGVLMVAHKAEKAYSDREVFLLTSIASQLAVLIENHTLYDRMKEQNVELQLSRQELKDNLLRVKEANTELERLNDAKNSFIGMASHELKTPITSILGGVEFLLKYSGLQMTPEQLDIFTSVYEGVTQLKTLVDDLLSISRLEADGIILQKRSLRMIPLCREILDTFALPLSKRQLVIDITGDDTPVLADEAFSKLAIRNLLENAIKFTPDGGKVEVTASLTGRGELLSEQELLEPFYPGLGNLLDGVSLFYRLDVRDSGIGIPPEERVRVFEKFYGIGDIAYHSSGKTEFMSKGTGLGLAIVRGIMDAHHGFVWTSASRDGGSVFSLLFPADPPATDQ from the coding sequence ATGAGTGAAGATCTGAAGATACTGCTGATAGAAGATTCGGAAGACGATGCGCGCCTTCTGCTTCGGGAGATAGAGCGAGGCGGATACCGGCCCGTCTGCAGGCGTGTGGAGACGGCTGAAGAAATGCAGGAAGCCCTTGCGGGCTCTGCGTACGACATCGTCCTCTCCGATTACCAGATGCCGCAGTTCAGTGCTCCCGCAGCACTTCGGATATTGAAGGAGAGCGGCCTGGACATCCCCTTCATCATCGTTTCGGGGAAGATCGGCGAAGAGCTCGCAGCGGCCGCCATCAAGGAGGGTGCTCACGATTACCTGATGAAGGAGAAGCTGTCGCGGCTCATACCTTCCATAGAGCGGGAACTGCGGGAGGCCCATGAACGGCGCAGCCGCAGAAATGCCGATAACGCAATCCGTGCGGGCAAGATGGAGTGGGAGGCAGTCATAGACTCGGTCTCGGACCTGATATTCCTTACCAGCACAGACGGCACCATCATCCGCTGCAACAGGAAGTCCATCGAGTACTTCAACACCGACTACCAGGAGCTTATCGGCAGGAATATCGGGCAGGTCTTCTACGGGAGCAGCGCCGAGCAGCAGAACATTTTCAAGGTGCAGCCGACGGCCCAGGAGACATTTGAAGAAATAACATTCCCGACACTCAAGGGGTGGTTCCACGTCTCGATCTGTCCGATGCGCTCGACAACCAGGGAGCTCAAGGGTCTTGTGCACGTGATCAAGGACATCACCCAGAGCAAGAAAATGGAGGAGGAGAAGCAGATCAGCGATCGGGAGCTTCTCACCCTTCATGCCGTGGCCTTCCGGCTCAATTCGAAGATCGGCGCCAACAAGATCATGAACGACCTCCTGCTCCAGTTGCATACCATCCTGCAGGTAGACTTCGCCAGCATCCATCTTCTCGACGACAACTTTCTCAGGCTGAAGGCATCCTTCGGTCTTTCCCGCACCTTCGAAGCGGCCATCAAGAGACTCCCCAACTACGTTCCGTGGCTTAGCCAGGTGCTTTCGGGGAAGCCTTACAAATCCAAGGCGGCGGACCGGGAACTGCCGGCCAATGTGCTGCGGACTGCCAGCGACATGGGAATGCAGGCATGGTGTGTGGTGCCGCTGAAGATCGGCCAGGAGGTGATGGGGGTGCTGATGGTGGCACACAAGGCCGAAAAAGCTTACTCCGACCGTGAGGTCTTTCTGCTTACGTCGATCGCCAGCCAGCTGGCTGTACTGATCGAGAACCATACCCTCTACGACCGGATGAAGGAGCAGAACGTCGAGTTGCAGCTGAGCCGCCAGGAGCTGAAAGACAACCTGCTGCGCGTCAAGGAGGCGAATACCGAGCTGGAGCGGCTGAACGACGCCAAGAACAGCTTCATCGGCATGGCGTCCCACGAGCTGAAAACGCCCATCACTTCGATTCTGGGCGGGGTCGAGTTCCTCCTCAAGTACAGCGGCCTGCAGATGACGCCGGAGCAGCTCGATATCTTCACCTCCGTATACGAGGGAGTCACCCAGCTGAAGACCCTCGTGGACGACCTCCTCTCGATCTCCCGACTGGAGGCGGACGGGATAATTCTGCAGAAGCGCTCCCTCAGGATGATCCCCCTCTGCCGGGAGATACTAGATACCTTCGCGCTCCCATTGTCCAAACGGCAGTTGGTGATTGATATCACCGGTGACGATACTCCGGTGCTTGCCGACGAGGCTTTTTCCAAGCTGGCTATCAGGAATTTGCTGGAGAATGCGATAAAATTTACACCTGACGGTGGAAAGGTAGAAGTTACCGCAAGTCTCACCGGCAGGGGAGAGCTACTCAGCGAACAGGAGTTGCTGGAGCCTTTCTATCCGGGGCTCGGAAATCTGCTGGATGGCGTGTCTCTCTTTTACCGGCTCGATGTCCGGGACAGCGGTATCGGCATACCTCCTGAGGAGCGGGTAAGGGTGTTCGAGAAATTTTACGGTATCGGCGATATCGCCTATCACTCCTCCGGGAAGACCGAATTCATGTCTAAAGGGACGGGACTCGGACTTGCCATCGTGAGGGGAATCATGGACGCGCACCACGGATTTGTCTGGACATCCGCCTCACGTGACGGCGGAAGCGTCTTCTCGCTTCTCTTTCCCGCAGATCCTCCAGCGACCGATCAATGA